The Theileria orientalis strain Shintoku DNA, chromosome 3, complete genome genome window below encodes:
- a CDS encoding uncharacterized protein (protein of unknown function DUF663 domain containing protein), with the protein MDHLVSSLVKKKHKKKNTKKKQPKTASEKPAKQNTKAFTFSGGRRSVHRRFQHASEVEEKRLRKPRIFKTPEEPPPIVVVVQGPKSVGKSTLITSLVKQYSKRNISSINGPITMVSSKSRRITVVECGNSMIDMIDCCKVADIALVMIDASYGYEMETFEFVNMMQVHGFPRIIGILTHLDAFKDNKNLRRTKKVLKKRFWSEIYDGAKMFYFTGVQYGRYKKSEVLNLTRYISSQRPPNISWRLSHPYTVSLRHEVTGAEGDACNVSFYGYVYGGKMNVTNKLHIPGAGDFGIESITNFQDPCQIQMKERTLKDKNRNIYAPYCDVGSLVLDDDAMYIQLFKTKEHFTEMPDEDKENISEAVQMVRTLQKIDQYKPNEVELNIINEPKELKGEYAYSSTDETDLGSEESDKEDANNAFNEHGNNLNDKKSHRQQNHKKLDTDESGYSSTDDTSEEDTEDEEEDDEEDGLKNNGVIEVYDEISQRVYFGDSATRSTLKDFSRVPEEDLGITWDEEKLRALREAKFLNLADDNEEEAEEEVENDPESEKFKSIQEEEQRKLFQETLRLDSTGNVGHFVKISVSGFPLSCLNSLSSRPIILGSIQQSEHGLGFMQVKIKRHRWFPKILKTNDPLLFSVGWRRFQSLPVYCMEDRNQTRNKMLKYTPEHLHCLANIYGPLSPPNFGILAVKNWDRISNYRISASGVTVGTNQNYRILKKLKLIGEPYKIMKNTCFIKNMFNSELEVIKCIGSKIQTASGIRGQIKKPIDKNGAFRATFEDKILLSDLVVLKSWIGVETKQFYNLLVDSDKFKRVKSISELKKYDEARPDSKYERKELLRRPARHFNEIRIPKPIIEKLPFSSKPKVVEHEKDDTSVSFDASEHEKKIARMLHKLHTIRKDRLEKRNEALKEYKSKKARELEKLELAKSSKLREIKRKRNIKSSKAELNKRAKLLL; encoded by the exons atggacCATCTGGTGAGCAGTTTGGTTAAGAAGAAGCACAAAAAGAAGAACACAAAGAAAAAGCAGCCCAAAACCGCATCAGAGAAGCCGGCTAAGCAGAATACAAAGGCCTTCACCTTTAGTGGTGGGAGAAGGTCGGTTCATCGCAGGTTTCAGCACGCGAGCGAAGTTGAAGAGAAGCGTTTGAGGAAGCCCCGTATCTTTAAAACCCCTGAAGAGCCCCCGCCAATTGTGGTAGTGGTTCAGGGGCCGAAATCTGTGGGAAAAAGCACTCTGATAACGTCCCTGGTGAAGCAGTACTCGAAGCGCAACATTAGTAGCATCAACGGGCCAATCACCATGGTTTCCTCAAAATCTAGAAGAATAACGGTCGTAGAGTGCGGAAATTCGATGATTGACATGATTGATTGCTGCAAAGTGGCAGATATCGCACTCGTGATGATAGACGCATCCTACGG GTACGAAATGGAGACGTTCGAGTTCGTTAACATGATGCAGGTCCACGGGTTCCCGAGGATCATCGGGATTCTGACGCATCTGGACGCATTCAAGGACAACAAGAACCTGCGCAGGACGAAGaaggtgctgaagaagcGCTTCTGGTCTGAGATATACGACGGAGCGAAGATGTTCTACTTCACGGGAGTGCAGTACGGCCGCTACAAGAAGAGTGAGGTTTTAAACCTGACGAGGTACATTTCATCGCAAAGGCCGCCGAACATTTCCTGGAGGCTGAGCCACCCTTACACGGTGAGTCTGCGCCACGAGGTAACAGGCGCCGAGGGCGATGCGTGCAACGTTTCCTTCTACGGGTACGTGTACGGCGGTAAGATGAACGTGACGAACAAGTTGCACATACCGGGCGCAGGAGACTTCGGCATAGAGTCGATAACTAACTTCCAGGACCCGTGTCAAATACAAATGAA GGAGAGGACGCTGAAGGACAAGAATAGAAACATCTACGCTCCATACTGCGACGTGGGATCGCTGGTCTTGGACGACGACGCTATGTACATTCAACTTTTTAAGACGAAGGAACACTTCACGGAGATGCCTGACGAGGACAAGGAAAACATATCTGAAGCAGTGCAGATGGTAAGAACGCTGCAAAAAATAGACCAATATAAACCGAACGAGGTGGAGttgaatattataaatgAGCCTAAGGAGTTAAAGGGTGAATATGCATATTCGTCGACAGACGAGACCGATTTGGGGAGTGAAGAGAGTGATAAGGAGGATGCTA ACAATGCTTTTAATGAACATGGGAATAATCTTAATGACAAAAAGTCGCATCGACAACAAAACCACAAAAAACTGGATACTGATGAGAGTGGCTACTCGTCAACAGATGACACTTCGGAAGAGGACACTGAGGATGAGGAGGAAGACGATGAAGAGGACGGTTTAAAGAACAACGGGGTCATAGAAGTGTACGACGAGATCAGTCAGAGGGTATACTTTGGAGACTCAGCGACTAGGTCGACTCTGAAGGACTTCTCCAGAGTGCCGGAGGAGGATCTGGGAATCACCTGGgacgaggagaagctgaggGCCCTGAGGGAAGCAAAGTTCCTGAATCTGGCCGACGacaacgaggaggaggcggAGGAGGAGGTGGAAAATGACCCCGAGAGTGAGAAGTTTAAGAGCAtccaggaggaggagcagcgGAAGCTCTTCCAAGAGACGCTGAGGCTGGATTCCACGGGGAACGTCGGCCACTTTGTGAAGATAAGTGTGTCTGGATTCCCACTTAGTTGCCTGAACAGCCTCAGCTCAAGGCCAATAATTCTGGGCTCAATACAGCAGTCGGAGCACGGACTGGGATTCATGCAGGTGAAGATCAAGAGACACAG GTGGTTTCCAAAGATTTTGAAGACCAACGATCCACTGCTGTTCTCAGTGGGATGGAGACGGTTTCAGTCGCTGCCAGTTTACTGTATGGAGGATCGCAACCAAACGAG GAATAAAATGCTCAAATACACGCCGGAGCACTTGCACTGTTTGGCAAACATATACGGGCCCTTGTCTCCTCCCAATTTCG GCATACTGGCGGTTAAAAATTGGGATAGAATATCAAATTACAGGATTTCAGCAAGCGGAGTGACAGTGGGAACGAATCAGAATTACAGAATACTGAAGAAACTTAAGCTG ATTGGAGAACCGTacaaaataatgaaaaacacCTGtttcattaaaaatatgttcaaCTCGGAGTTGGAGGTTATAAAGTGTATTGGCTCGAAGATACAGACTGCCTCAGGGATAAGGGGTCAGATTAAAAAACCAATTGACAAGAACGGCGCCTTCAGAGCAACCTTCGAGGACAAGATACTGCTGTCGGACCTAGTGGTTCTGAAATCCTGGATTGGCGTGGAGACTAAACAATTTTACAACCTGCTCGTCGACTCTGACAAGTTCAAGCGGGTGAAGTCTATTTCGGAGCTCAAGAAGTACGACGAGGCAAGGCCTGACTCCAAGTATGAGAGGAAGGAGCTTCTGAGGAGGCCAGCTCGCCACTTCAACGAAATTAGAATTCCAAAGCCAATAATAGAAAAGCTGCCCTTTTCATCTAAGCCTAAG GTTGTTGAACATGAGAAGGATGACACTAGTGTCAGTTTCGACGCCTCCGAACACGAAAAGAAGATTGCGAGAATGCTGCATAAGTTACACACCATTCGCAAGGACAGGCTTGAGAAGCGCAACGAGGCTCTGAAGGAGTACAAATCCAAGAAAGCCAGGGAGCTGGAAAAGTTGGAGCTTGCCAAGAGCTCTAAACTACGCGAGATTAAACGAAAGCGCAATATTAAGTCCTCAAAGGCTGAGTTGAACAAAAGGGCCAAGCTGCTTTTATAG
- a CDS encoding hexose transporter, translating into MEKKNKPLLLVGASIGALMATSFGLTISALNTSKEFAIVEMGWCSNAQNIYDCSKSHLYAGLCNTASFAGSAIGSLFISLSGKLGRRVSFMAINWFFIVGSVLSASSVNFAMLFVGRLFSGFGVGLDAIVPIFLVEICHPNARKYFSVIYQFFITLGIVLTAGWQLIHGRVVTNTGFELSLKDKVIWRGSQLLPAITAIIALLLIHFVFKFNTPYELIEKGKTAEAREVIEKLHGAEAVDEVYDEFDRDSEKTKSTPNVPLHKAFKNPTYRKIILHSFVLSAIQQLVGINVLISNANKLFLEMAGRSMKSTLASTGILLVNFVATVALTFVIGKYGRKTFLVWGIGFSTVFMALASFSKPIGKDAKWVPIVSIIGSFGFIIGFAVGLGGITWVYLSEVYPPETKNGAMSVAVFINWVCAAATVFGSEYLISYSEVLVNTIFFAFSLFGLVYVILFIKETKGVALGKAYD; encoded by the coding sequence atggagaagaaaaataaaccaCTTTTGCTAGTGGGCGCCTCGATTGGAGCTCTAATGGCAACGTCTTTTGGATTAACCATTTCAGCTCTGAACACCTCAAAGGAGTTTGCAATTGTTGAAATGGGTTGGTGTTCTAATGCTCAGAATATATACGACTGTAGCAAGTCGCACCTATACGCTGGACTGTGTAACACTGCCTCGTTTGCAGGTTCAGCTATAGGTTCCTTGTTTATTAGTCTCTCTGGAAAACTGGGAAGAAGAGTGTCATTTATGGCAATCAACTGGTTCTTCATTGTAGGTTCAGTGCTCTCTGCTTCGTCAGTTAATTTTGCTATGTTATTTGTCGGTCGTTTATTCTCTGGGTTCGGAGTTGGACTTGATGCAATCGTTCCAATTTTCCTAGTGGAAATATGTCATCCAAACGCAAGGAAATATTTCAGTGTTATATATCAGTTCTTCATAACACTGGGAATCGTACTGACAGCAGGTTGGCAGTTGATTCACGGTCGTGTTGTTACCAACACTGGCTTTGAACTGAGTCTTAAGGACAAGGTGATATGGCGTGGCTCCCAGCTCCTTCCTGCTATCACTGCTATCATAGCTCTCTTACTGATCCACTTCGTCTTCAAATTCAACACTCCGTATGAGCTGATTGAAAAAGGGAAAACAGCTGAGGCTCGTGAGGTTATTGAGAAGTTACATGGCGCAGAGGCAGTTGACGAGGTGTATGACGAGTTTGATCGCGACAgtgaaaaaacaaagtcAACGCCTAATGTGCCTTTACACAAGGCCTTTAAAAATCCCACGTACCGCAAAATCATTTTACACTCGTTCGTACTATCTGCAATACAACAGCTGGTCGGTATCAACGTTCTGATCTCGAATGCCAACAAGTTGTTCTTGGAGATGGCAGGAAGGAGCATGAAGTCGACTCTCGCTTCTACCGGAATACTGTTGGTTAACTTCGTGGCAACAGTGGCATTGACTTTTGTGATTGGAAAGTATGGAAGAAAAACATTTTTGGTTTGGGGTATTGGTTTTTCTACAGTCTTTATGGCTCTGGCCTCGTTCAGTAAGCCTATTGGCAAAGACGCGAAGTGGGTACCCATAGTGTCAATCATTGGTTCATTTGGTTTCATCATTGGTTTTGCAGTCGGTTTAGGAGGAATAACATGGGTGTACTTATCCGAAGTGTACCCACCAGAGACTAAAAACGGTGCTATGAGTGTCGCAGTGTTTATCAACTGGGTATGCGCAGCAGCAACAGTGTTCGGTTCCGAGTATCTCATATCCTACTCCGAAGTACTTGTGAACACAATTTTTTTCGCATTTTCACTATTCGGATTAgtttatgtaattttattcataaagGAAACCAAAGGGGTGGCCTTGGGAAAAGCATATGACTAA